From a region of the Halanaerobium hydrogeniformans genome:
- the atpD gene encoding F0F1 ATP synthase subunit beta, with amino-acid sequence MSDQNIGKVVQVIGPVVDIEFPGGKLPVIYNAIKIEDEERDIDLVCEVMQQLGDNRVRSVAMSSTDGLVRGMEAVDQGDPISAPVGEAVLGRIFNVLGETIDNRGGVDTEERMPIHRSAPKFEEQETSTELFETGIKVIDLLAPYTRGGKVGLFGGAGVGKTVLIQELINNIATEHGGYSVFSGVGERTREGNDLWLEFQEADVLDKVAMVFGQMNEPPGARMRVGLTGLTMAEYFRDEAGQDVLLFIDNIFRFIQAGSEVSALLGRMPSAVGYQPTLAYDVGTLQERITSTKKGSITSVQAVYVPADDLTDPAPATTFAHLDATTVLSRDIVEKGIYPAVDPLDSTSNILDPRILGEEHYNVARQVQEILQEYKDLQDIIAILGMDELSEEDKLVVNRARRIERFLSQPFFVAEQFTGTPGKYVELEQTIKGFKGILEGRYDDLPEEAFYMVGTIEDAVEKAKRLEEGE; translated from the coding sequence GTGAGTGACCAGAACATTGGTAAAGTAGTTCAGGTAATCGGTCCGGTAGTTGATATAGAGTTTCCGGGCGGCAAACTACCTGTTATCTACAATGCTATAAAAATAGAAGATGAAGAAAGAGACATAGATCTAGTCTGTGAGGTCATGCAGCAGCTCGGTGATAATAGAGTTCGTTCAGTTGCGATGTCGTCTACAGATGGACTTGTTAGAGGAATGGAAGCTGTTGACCAGGGTGATCCCATCAGTGCTCCTGTTGGAGAAGCTGTTTTGGGAAGAATTTTTAATGTACTTGGAGAAACAATCGATAATAGAGGTGGGGTAGATACCGAAGAGAGGATGCCGATTCACCGCTCTGCACCTAAATTTGAGGAGCAGGAAACATCAACCGAATTATTTGAAACTGGAATCAAGGTAATCGACCTGCTAGCCCCTTATACAAGAGGTGGTAAGGTAGGTTTATTCGGTGGTGCTGGTGTTGGTAAAACAGTACTTATCCAGGAATTGATCAATAACATAGCTACCGAGCATGGAGGTTATTCTGTATTCTCAGGTGTTGGCGAAAGAACCAGAGAGGGTAATGACCTCTGGTTAGAATTCCAGGAAGCTGATGTTTTAGATAAGGTGGCGATGGTTTTTGGCCAGATGAATGAACCACCTGGAGCACGGATGAGAGTTGGTTTAACAGGTTTAACAATGGCTGAATATTTCCGTGATGAAGCCGGTCAGGATGTATTATTATTTATCGATAATATCTTCCGTTTTATTCAGGCCGGTTCAGAGGTTTCTGCTCTTTTAGGTAGAATGCCTTCTGCTGTTGGTTATCAGCCTACCTTAGCCTATGATGTTGGTACACTTCAGGAGAGGATTACCTCAACCAAAAAAGGTTCCATCACATCTGTACAGGCTGTTTATGTACCTGCTGATGACCTTACTGACCCTGCTCCTGCGACAACATTTGCTCACCTTGATGCTACAACTGTTCTTTCGAGAGATATCGTGGAAAAGGGTATTTACCCTGCTGTAGATCCACTTGATTCTACTTCCAATATCTTAGACCCCAGAATTTTGGGAGAAGAACACTATAATGTAGCCCGTCAGGTACAGGAAATACTGCAGGAATACAAAGATCTTCAGGATATCATCGCGATTTTAGGTATGGATGAGCTTTCTGAGGAGGATAAATTGGTTGTAAACAGGGCCAGAAGAATCGAGAGATTTTTATCTCAGCCTTTCTTTGTTGCCGAACAGTTTACAGGTACTCCAGGTAAGTATGTAGAGCTTGAACAGACCATTAAAGGTTTTAAAGGAATCTTAGAGGGTCGTTATGATGATCTACCTGAGGAAGCTTTCTATATGGTAGGTACCATAGAGGATGCGGTTGAAAAAGCTAAAAGGTTAGAAGAAGGTGAATAA
- a CDS encoding SpoIVB peptidase S55 domain-containing protein, translating to MKNKKVLFVFLLTIIMILSLSLAISAAENIMPLEDIEAGMSGYGRTVFRGTEIEEFPVEIISVTRNRNFDHNLILIKVSGDKIEAAGGVASGMSGSPIYVDDKLIGAIGYGWNFSDHRYGLVTPIERMLDLLEDKELDEDEFFDEEFEGEVEDQFEDEIESESLSLSENLARTNTPLMVSGMSGRALKRLEEDMEELDLEVVVSPGVMEEEEDLGDLQAGDAVAVQLVRGDINVGSTGTVSYVDDNQIIAFAHQFTNRGEVNYLLSRAFVHEIIPSLQAPFKMSSPYQTLIGSITQDRNAGIAGQVGQFPRIIPLYVSISEDGVEKKEVSLQIINDETLFPGLANSAALQSIDAALDRIGSGTARSRLKVMGRGLPGLQVESTDMYYSRNDIAMVSLNDFAGLINLITTNPFKEINLIDVRLEIDIDKSDSVALIQEAEVLNDEIYPGDELEVEVTLHRYRDGTETKIVKLQLPDDVEPGLATLFVDGGFTGETARLEDSNQLQSSSNGRAEISGHTSFESMLQSYLDSPDNNDLILQLYPAFSRSEYLESSDQAPGEAEEIDEEEIPEPEREPENDEEVEKPQEISEEDEIKQRYPTDYVLEGSLNLDIEILALDEDTETDDSEITVEEETEVEVEDEISPENEEDNDLEDEETEGDN from the coding sequence TTGAAAAATAAAAAAGTTTTATTTGTATTTTTGTTGACCATTATAATGATTTTAAGCCTATCGCTGGCCATTTCGGCAGCTGAAAATATAATGCCTTTAGAAGATATAGAGGCAGGTATGAGCGGTTATGGGAGAACGGTTTTTAGGGGGACGGAGATAGAGGAGTTTCCGGTCGAGATTATAAGTGTCACCAGAAACAGGAATTTTGACCACAATTTAATCCTGATTAAGGTAAGCGGAGACAAAATTGAAGCTGCCGGTGGAGTTGCTTCCGGGATGAGTGGTAGTCCAATCTATGTTGATGATAAATTGATCGGTGCTATAGGTTATGGCTGGAATTTTAGTGACCACCGCTATGGTCTGGTAACTCCAATCGAGAGAATGCTGGATCTTTTAGAAGACAAAGAATTGGATGAAGATGAATTTTTCGATGAAGAATTTGAAGGTGAGGTTGAAGATCAATTTGAAGATGAGATAGAAAGTGAATCACTTTCTTTAAGTGAAAATCTGGCCAGAACAAATACTCCATTGATGGTCAGTGGAATGAGCGGTAGGGCCCTAAAAAGATTAGAAGAAGATATGGAAGAATTAGATTTAGAGGTTGTTGTAAGCCCTGGTGTTATGGAAGAAGAAGAGGACCTTGGTGATCTACAGGCAGGAGATGCGGTAGCGGTTCAGCTTGTAAGAGGAGATATTAATGTAGGCTCAACTGGTACGGTCAGCTATGTTGATGATAATCAAATTATAGCATTTGCTCATCAGTTTACAAATCGAGGTGAGGTAAATTATCTTTTAAGCAGGGCTTTTGTGCATGAGATCATTCCAAGTCTACAGGCACCTTTTAAGATGAGCTCTCCCTATCAGACTTTAATCGGCTCAATTACCCAGGATAGAAATGCTGGTATTGCCGGTCAGGTAGGACAATTCCCCCGGATAATTCCCCTCTATGTTTCAATTTCAGAGGATGGGGTCGAGAAAAAAGAAGTTAGTTTACAGATCATAAATGATGAAACTCTTTTTCCAGGACTAGCCAATAGTGCTGCCCTGCAGTCTATCGATGCAGCACTGGACAGAATCGGTTCCGGAACTGCGCGTTCTAGATTAAAAGTAATGGGAAGAGGTCTGCCCGGCTTACAGGTAGAGTCAACTGATATGTATTACAGCCGGAATGATATTGCGATGGTTTCTCTGAATGATTTTGCAGGACTTATTAATTTAATTACTACAAATCCATTTAAAGAAATTAATTTAATAGATGTTAGATTAGAGATTGATATAGATAAATCAGATAGTGTTGCTTTGATTCAGGAAGCTGAGGTTTTAAATGACGAAATATATCCAGGTGATGAGCTTGAGGTAGAGGTAACCCTGCACCGTTATCGAGATGGGACCGAAACAAAAATTGTCAAACTACAGCTGCCGGATGATGTTGAGCCAGGACTGGCCACACTTTTTGTAGATGGAGGCTTTACTGGAGAAACTGCCAGGCTCGAAGACAGCAATCAGCTGCAGAGCAGCTCAAATGGAAGGGCAGAAATTTCTGGCCACACAAGTTTTGAGTCGATGCTGCAGAGCTATCTTGATAGCCCGGATAACAATGATTTAATCTTACAGCTTTATCCAGCTTTTTCCCGCTCAGAATATCTAGAAAGCAGTGATCAAGCACCTGGTGAAGCTGAAGAGATAGATGAGGAAGAGATTCCTGAACCGGAGCGTGAACCTGAAAATGATGAGGAAGTCGAAAAACCTCAAGAAATCAGTGAGGAAGATGAAATTAAACAAAGGTATCCAACCGACTATGTACTGGAAGGAAGCCTTAATTTAGATATAGAAATTCTGGCGCTTGATGAGGATACAGAAACAGATGATTCAGAGATAACTGTTGAAGAGGAAACTGAGGTAGAAGTTGAGGACGAAATTTCTCCAGAAAACGAAGAAGATAATGATCTAGAAGATGAAGAAACTGAAGGCGATAACTAG
- a CDS encoding rod shape-determining protein yields MFTKLLNKFSKKIAIDLGTATVIIYEQNKGIVLQEPSFVAINTNSNSVIAVGEEARRMLGRTPDHIKVVRPLKDGVIANFEVAELMLKSFLKKVGVKSRFIKPLIMVCIPVGVTGVESRAVLEAALQVGARQAFLIEEPIAAAIGSGLQIEKAEGNMIIDIGGGTTEIAVLSLGGIVTGESIRVGGDKFNEALVRFVREHYNLVIGESTAEEIKINIGTANPELELSYEVKGRDLMTGLPRHIEITSAETQKAFKELLDNIAHAARRVLEKTPPELSGDIVEKGIILTGGGALLKGIDKFISANTEVSAFVTDDPLICVAEGTGHALSELDNISNVLSTGEKGSSS; encoded by the coding sequence ATGTTTACAAAACTTTTGAATAAATTTAGCAAAAAAATTGCGATCGATCTCGGAACAGCTACAGTAATTATATATGAACAAAACAAAGGAATAGTACTTCAGGAACCTTCTTTTGTTGCTATTAACACTAATAGTAATAGTGTTATTGCAGTAGGAGAAGAAGCAAGAAGAATGTTAGGAAGAACACCAGATCATATTAAAGTGGTTAGACCATTAAAAGATGGTGTTATAGCAAATTTTGAAGTGGCAGAATTAATGTTGAAAAGTTTTTTGAAAAAAGTCGGGGTAAAAAGCCGTTTTATAAAGCCGCTGATCATGGTTTGTATCCCGGTTGGTGTTACAGGAGTTGAAAGTAGGGCAGTGCTGGAAGCTGCACTTCAGGTTGGGGCCAGACAGGCCTTTTTGATCGAAGAGCCAATTGCTGCAGCAATCGGATCCGGGCTGCAGATCGAAAAAGCAGAAGGCAATATGATAATCGATATTGGAGGAGGAACAACAGAGATTGCAGTTTTATCACTGGGAGGAATAGTTACCGGAGAATCGATCAGGGTAGGTGGAGATAAATTTAATGAAGCTTTAGTTCGTTTTGTTAGAGAACACTACAACCTGGTGATCGGTGAATCTACCGCTGAGGAGATAAAGATCAATATCGGAACCGCAAATCCAGAGCTTGAACTAAGTTATGAAGTTAAGGGAAGAGATCTGATGACCGGTTTACCAAGACATATAGAGATCACCAGTGCAGAAACCCAGAAAGCTTTTAAAGAACTGCTCGATAATATTGCCCATGCTGCAAGAAGGGTTTTAGAGAAAACACCCCCGGAACTTTCTGGTGATATAGTTGAAAAGGGAATAATATTAACAGGTGGGGGAGCACTTTTAAAAGGGATAGATAAATTTATTTCAGCTAACACAGAAGTTAGTGCTTTTGTAACAGATGACCCCCTTATCTGTGTTGCAGAAGGAACAGGCCATGCATTATCGGAACTTGATAATATATCCAATGTTTTAAGTACGGGAGAGAAAGGAAGTTCTTCTTAA
- the atpG gene encoding ATP synthase F1 subunit gamma: MQNMKDIQRRISSVKNTQKITRAMKMVAAAKLKNAQDRAEDARPFFNKTVEVLRGVFTRTSEEIHPLLEESEEGSHLLIVITGDRGLCGAYNNKVINEAEKILEEEEDVSLILMGRKARDYFRRINADIVAEYVQLDDYPGYGFSNNIAEEIMHYFLAGDVRKVSLIYTHFNSAISQKVKTMQLLPVEKFSDAEMDSQKEATGDEQAEDDIAKKYVDYIFEPTPAEVFDNILPQYLINVIYSALLESKASEFGARMTAMDSATENASEMIDKLTLKYNRARQAEITKEITEIVGGAEALK; the protein is encoded by the coding sequence ATGCAGAATATGAAAGATATTCAGCGGAGGATAAGCAGTGTAAAAAACACCCAGAAGATCACAAGGGCCATGAAAATGGTTGCTGCAGCCAAGCTGAAAAATGCTCAGGATAGAGCAGAAGATGCAAGGCCCTTTTTTAATAAAACGGTTGAGGTTCTTAGAGGAGTATTTACCAGGACCTCAGAAGAAATACATCCACTTTTAGAAGAAAGTGAAGAGGGCAGTCATCTGCTGATTGTTATTACTGGTGATAGAGGACTATGTGGAGCCTATAATAATAAGGTGATTAATGAAGCTGAAAAGATTTTAGAAGAGGAAGAAGATGTTTCATTGATCTTAATGGGGCGTAAAGCCAGAGATTATTTCCGGAGAATAAATGCAGATATAGTTGCCGAATATGTACAGCTTGATGATTATCCAGGTTATGGCTTTTCTAATAATATTGCCGAAGAGATAATGCATTACTTTTTAGCAGGTGATGTAAGGAAGGTATCTTTGATCTATACCCACTTCAATTCGGCGATCAGCCAGAAAGTAAAGACAATGCAGCTTTTACCGGTTGAAAAGTTTAGTGATGCAGAAATGGATTCACAAAAAGAAGCTACAGGTGATGAACAGGCAGAAGATGATATAGCTAAAAAATATGTTGACTATATCTTTGAGCCCACTCCAGCTGAGGTATTTGATAATATTTTACCCCAGTACCTGATTAATGTAATCTATTCTGCCCTTTTAGAATCAAAGGCCAGTGAATTTGGGGCCCGGATGACTGCAATGGATTCTGCAACGGAAAATGCCAGCGAAATGATAGATAAATTAACATTGAAATATAATAGAGCTCGCCAGGCAGAAATCACCAAAGAAATTACTGAAATTGTCGGTGGAGCAGAGGCGCTTAAATAA
- a CDS encoding HPP family protein — MSRVRKYMIRTMNSVSPDDSIDKVIKIMYKSELSVLPVVDHQNIFIGTIYSNNILKNIIPESFGFIDSSRLFYEVNEAVENLKYVKDEKVEKYMSKNRDAVRESSNMKKIAEMMLENKESLLFVVNDKGYLRGFIERSQLLHYLLDEASKDE; from the coding sequence TTGAGCAGGGTTAGAAAATATATGATCAGAACCATGAATTCTGTTTCACCTGATGACAGTATAGACAAAGTCATAAAAATAATGTATAAATCAGAGCTGTCAGTACTACCGGTGGTTGACCATCAGAACATCTTTATAGGCACCATTTACAGCAATAACATTTTAAAGAATATTATCCCCGAAAGTTTTGGTTTTATAGATAGTTCCAGACTTTTTTATGAGGTCAATGAAGCTGTAGAAAACCTTAAATATGTTAAAGACGAAAAGGTTGAAAAATATATGTCCAAAAACAGGGATGCTGTTAGAGAATCGAGTAATATGAAAAAAATAGCGGAAATGATGCTTGAGAACAAGGAATCTCTGCTCTTTGTGGTCAATGATAAGGGGTATTTAAGGGGTTTTATCGAACGATCTCAGCTGCTCCACTATCTGCTTGATGAAGCAAGTAAGGATGAGTAG
- a CDS encoding 1-phosphofructokinase family hexose kinase: MKKIEVVRILITTVTLNPAIDREYFVDKHEVMQNKFIYDSKDLKIYPGGKGLISAVNFKALGYQDVQNIGFIGGKQGLFFEKMVQKYNVISNYIHTDSEIRNNVKIIGKDPATYTQFNDYTFHVEKEEVKELLIRFERSISESNYILISGSLPDGVDFDIYRRLIKIAKEKDKTVMLQASGEALKLALEAEPDIVAPYFKHHKSLLDVEIESREEYIKMGREIQKRGAKYVMIPFHCDRLLFDAEGDVYQLSPKEYCIVNWLGASDAYNTAFLDYIFKNGFDFLEANLHAGAAALWISENREIYLESRDDYRHCLDRLKLEKLEV, from the coding sequence ATGAAAAAAATAGAGGTGGTGAGAATTTTGATTACAACCGTGACCTTAAATCCTGCCATAGATAGAGAATACTTTGTCGATAAACATGAGGTAATGCAGAATAAATTCATTTATGATTCAAAAGACCTCAAAATATATCCGGGTGGTAAGGGTTTGATAAGTGCTGTAAATTTTAAAGCACTTGGCTATCAGGATGTACAAAATATCGGCTTTATCGGGGGTAAACAGGGCTTATTTTTCGAAAAGATGGTACAGAAATACAATGTTATCAGCAACTATATCCATACAGATAGTGAGATCAGAAATAATGTCAAAATTATCGGCAAAGATCCTGCAACATATACCCAGTTTAATGATTATACCTTTCATGTAGAAAAAGAAGAGGTAAAAGAACTTTTGATTCGCTTTGAAAGATCTATATCAGAAAGCAATTATATATTGATTTCTGGTTCACTACCAGATGGGGTTGATTTTGACATTTATCGGCGTTTAATAAAGATCGCCAAAGAAAAAGATAAAACAGTAATGCTGCAGGCAAGTGGAGAAGCACTTAAACTGGCTTTAGAAGCAGAGCCCGATATAGTGGCTCCCTATTTTAAACACCATAAAAGTCTGCTTGATGTTGAAATAGAGAGTAGAGAAGAATACATTAAAATGGGCAGAGAGATCCAAAAAAGAGGGGCCAAATATGTGATGATCCCCTTCCACTGTGATAGGCTGCTTTTTGATGCCGAGGGAGATGTTTATCAGCTTAGCCCCAAAGAATACTGTATAGTAAACTGGCTTGGGGCAAGTGATGCCTATAACACAGCCTTTTTGGATTATATATTCAAAAATGGTTTTGATTTTCTTGAGGCCAACTTACATGCGGGAGCTGCAGCCCTCTGGATATCTGAAAACAGAGAAATATATTTAGAAAGCCGTGATGATTATCGTCACTGTCTGGATAGGCTGAAGCTAGAAAAACTGGAGGTGTAG
- a CDS encoding YueI family protein — MQNNNGESKLEKTAREGAFGAPEIKKGEKNRFLGEFEERILGYLVEEQLKENAVYPEIKELLEKDEAKKLIIRGDMDKDQIEKYLEWARELGVRFTRKNSPDFRGNVALAVAGNDAVKYQVAKIEDRQEKLQNKGVSDNIIKNAGTTLCKDCWEQLMKKAPEEKVNYNKPSIFDKLTGTGCTGCSK, encoded by the coding sequence ATGCAGAACAATAATGGAGAAAGTAAATTAGAAAAAACTGCCCGGGAAGGTGCTTTTGGTGCCCCTGAAATAAAAAAGGGAGAAAAAAATCGCTTTTTAGGAGAGTTTGAAGAACGGATACTCGGCTATTTAGTTGAAGAACAGCTTAAAGAAAATGCAGTTTATCCTGAAATAAAGGAGCTCTTAGAAAAAGATGAGGCCAAAAAGCTTATCATCCGGGGAGATATGGACAAAGATCAGATAGAAAAATACCTTGAATGGGCAAGAGAACTGGGAGTTAGATTTACCCGTAAAAATTCCCCAGATTTCCGGGGAAATGTAGCTCTAGCAGTTGCTGGAAATGATGCAGTAAAATACCAGGTAGCTAAGATTGAAGATCGACAAGAAAAGTTGCAAAACAAAGGCGTATCTGATAATATTATAAAGAATGCAGGAACAACATTGTGTAAGGACTGCTGGGAGCAATTGATGAAAAAAGCACCAGAAGAAAAGGTCAACTATAATAAACCCAGCATATTTGATAAATTAACAGGTACAGGCTGTACAGGCTGCAGTAAATAA
- a CDS encoding UDP-N-acetylglucosamine 1-carboxyvinyltransferase has translation MGKYLITGEKALKGEVKVGGAKNAALPIIASALLADSPGVLEDIPRLRDVTNLCRIIEDMGAKVERNEHQIKIDPTTVYKSEADHELARTLRASYYILGVMLAKEGHARTTLPGGCNIGNRPIDLHLKGFRALGADVRLDHGVVEVKADHLTGADIYLDYPSVGATINIMIAASRADGKTIIENAAREPEIVDLANFLTVMGANIKGVGTDVIKIEGVDKMHGVEHRIIPDRIEAGTYMIASAITRGDIFVRNVLTEHVKPVIAKMYEMGITVEEDIAGVRVKADGNLKSVDVKTLPYPGFPTDMQSQMMALLTQADETSMIIETVWENRFMHVDELKRMGARIKIDGHSAIIKPGRLTGAEVKATDLRAGAALILAGLAAEGKTKVSNIYHVERGYENIEKKLSSVGAEIKKISE, from the coding sequence GTGGGAAAATATTTAATAACAGGAGAGAAAGCACTAAAAGGTGAGGTCAAAGTTGGTGGAGCAAAAAATGCTGCTTTACCGATTATAGCATCTGCCTTACTTGCAGATTCACCGGGGGTTTTAGAGGATATACCCAGATTGAGAGATGTAACAAACCTCTGTCGAATTATAGAAGACATGGGAGCTAAGGTAGAAAGAAACGAACATCAGATAAAGATTGATCCAACCACGGTTTATAAGAGTGAGGCAGATCATGAACTGGCAAGAACATTGAGGGCCTCATATTACATACTTGGGGTGATGCTGGCCAAAGAAGGCCATGCCAGAACAACCCTGCCGGGTGGCTGCAATATCGGTAATAGACCGATCGACCTACACTTAAAAGGTTTTAGAGCCCTGGGGGCAGATGTCAGACTGGATCATGGGGTTGTAGAGGTTAAAGCAGATCACTTAACAGGAGCAGATATTTATCTTGATTATCCAAGTGTGGGGGCTACGATAAATATCATGATAGCTGCCAGCAGAGCTGATGGTAAAACAATTATCGAAAATGCTGCGAGAGAACCAGAAATAGTAGATCTGGCTAACTTTTTAACAGTAATGGGCGCTAATATAAAAGGTGTAGGTACAGATGTAATAAAAATAGAAGGTGTAGATAAAATGCACGGGGTTGAACACAGGATTATTCCCGACCGCATCGAAGCAGGCACCTATATGATAGCTTCTGCAATTACCAGAGGCGATATTTTTGTCCGCAATGTTTTAACAGAACATGTTAAACCGGTTATTGCTAAAATGTATGAGATGGGTATTACAGTTGAGGAAGATATAGCAGGAGTAAGGGTCAAGGCTGATGGTAATTTGAAGTCAGTGGATGTTAAAACCCTGCCCTATCCGGGTTTTCCAACCGATATGCAATCCCAGATGATGGCTCTATTAACCCAGGCAGATGAGACAAGTATGATCATAGAAACGGTCTGGGAAAACCGTTTTATGCATGTAGATGAGTTAAAAAGGATGGGAGCCAGGATTAAAATCGATGGACACAGTGCAATAATAAAACCAGGTCGTCTGACCGGAGCTGAGGTTAAAGCTACAGATCTTAGGGCAGGAGCTGCACTTATTCTGGCCGGACTGGCTGCTGAAGGAAAAACTAAAGTGAGCAATATTTACCATGTAGAACGTGGTTATGAAAATATAGAAAAAAAGCTTAGTTCAGTTGGAGCTGAAATAAAAAAAATATCTGAGTAA
- a CDS encoding cation:proton antiporter: MENIIVSSSELYQLEQWLQLNDLQTRAIYLLAFFLLLSLLAVVISKKYSLPIVVGYVLFGILISPDILGLLPFLESEFHHWYEFLVFNLDYITQIALAFIVFTIGSELSIRTFKRLGKNIYLIALFEALAAVIFTALAVYLIGVPAYAAVLLGAIAAASAPASTVMVLKEYNAEGPLSSTLMAVVGLDNTLALIIFGLLSPLSILMIEGGGAFLSIDVLLVPFLNIIAAVVLGLGIGYAAQHYISYVDDKTKKVISIITAVVLSSALSLFFGLSSLITNLAVGFSIRNFAEKNLQISEYLDTLTIPLYAMFFIFAGAEIRFSQMASSTFIYTALVFLTVRIIAKVGGAFIAGRISDAHINVKKYIGMGLIPQGGVAIALAFSVQKQFSQVPETALLIFNLIILTAAITEIFGPLLTKEALIRSGEAEHD, from the coding sequence ATGGAAAATATAATAGTAAGCTCTTCTGAACTCTATCAACTTGAACAATGGTTACAGTTAAATGATCTTCAGACAAGGGCAATATATCTGCTGGCATTCTTTTTACTTTTATCACTACTGGCGGTTGTTATATCAAAAAAATACAGTTTACCAATTGTGGTTGGGTATGTTTTATTTGGTATATTAATTTCACCGGATATTCTAGGGCTTCTACCATTTTTAGAAAGTGAGTTTCATCACTGGTATGAGTTTTTAGTTTTTAACCTGGATTATATAACCCAGATAGCTCTGGCCTTTATCGTTTTTACCATCGGAAGCGAATTATCGATTCGAACCTTTAAACGACTTGGTAAAAACATTTATTTAATTGCGTTATTTGAGGCCCTGGCCGCGGTAATCTTTACCGCTCTGGCAGTTTATCTGATCGGAGTTCCAGCTTATGCAGCAGTCCTGCTTGGAGCAATAGCAGCAGCTTCGGCACCTGCTTCAACTGTAATGGTGCTTAAAGAATACAATGCAGAAGGACCTTTAAGTTCTACCCTAATGGCCGTTGTTGGTTTAGATAATACCTTAGCTTTGATTATCTTTGGACTTTTAAGTCCACTTTCTATACTGATGATCGAGGGTGGAGGAGCATTTTTATCGATAGATGTTTTGCTAGTTCCGTTTTTAAATATTATTGCTGCTGTAGTACTTGGTCTGGGAATAGGTTATGCTGCCCAGCATTATATTAGCTATGTAGATGATAAAACAAAAAAGGTTATCAGTATCATCACAGCAGTTGTTTTGAGTTCAGCTTTAAGCCTCTTTTTTGGGCTTTCTTCTTTGATTACCAACCTGGCGGTCGGTTTTTCGATCCGTAATTTTGCCGAAAAAAATCTCCAGATATCTGAGTATCTTGATACTCTTACAATTCCATTATATGCGATGTTCTTTATTTTCGCAGGTGCAGAAATTCGTTTCAGTCAAATGGCATCTTCTACCTTTATCTATACTGCTTTAGTTTTCCTTACTGTCAGAATTATTGCCAAAGTTGGCGGAGCATTTATTGCAGGCAGGATTTCAGATGCTCACATAAATGTTAAAAAATATATTGGAATGGGATTGATACCCCAGGGAGGGGTAGCAATAGCACTTGCATTTTCGGTACAGAAACAGTTTTCCCAGGTTCCCGAAACAGCTTTGTTGATTTTTAATTTAATCATTTTAACAGCTGCCATAACAGAAATTTTTGGTCCGCTTCTAACCAAAGAAGCTCTTATTCGTTCTGGAGAAGCAGAACATGATTAG
- a CDS encoding F0F1 ATP synthase subunit epsilon, whose translation MAEAPKIQLDVVTPQKLIFSGKIDKLEGPAIDGLIGILPRHAPLVTAMKIGVVRISKDEEETQIAISDGFMEVQPDQINLVVRTAETPDQIDVERAKRAKERAEEKLEKDEEKIDFARAEAAYERAVARLKAAGHHDHGYSGI comes from the coding sequence ATGGCTGAAGCTCCTAAAATTCAACTTGATGTAGTTACACCACAGAAACTGATCTTCAGTGGTAAGATCGATAAGCTAGAGGGTCCAGCGATCGATGGTTTAATCGGTATTTTACCAAGACATGCACCTTTAGTAACTGCAATGAAAATTGGAGTTGTTAGAATCTCTAAAGATGAAGAAGAAACCCAGATTGCAATCAGTGATGGGTTTATGGAAGTACAGCCAGATCAGATCAACCTGGTTGTTAGAACCGCCGAAACTCCCGATCAGATCGATGTTGAAAGGGCAAAAAGAGCTAAAGAAAGGGCAGAAGAAAAACTGGAAAAAGATGAAGAAAAAATAGATTTTGCCAGAGCTGAAGCAGCCTATGAAAGAGCTGTTGCCAGATTAAAGGCTGCCGGTCATCATGACCATGGCTATTCAGGCATTTAA